acaaatgtgttgttttaggCGTTGTAGTGATACATGCATCCATTATACTGATATACACTTcttaaaaaaagttaaaaaaaaaaaacatcaacaaaaaaaacccaaaaggtATTAGAAATGCAGCTATACAGAGTCTTTTAGCTATTCCAGGGGAGTGAGGTTGACGGTCAGGAAGCCAAGGAGCCCGATGTCCAGATGTTGTTCAGCTGAGAGGAGGGCAGGGGGGGCAggggatgtgtgtatgtgtgtgtgtgttttgggggggtGAGCAGGAAGAGCTGGGTTAGTTACTGCAGCAGGGACGGCTGGTGGGCTGAGCCGTCTCTGTCAGGTCCACTCCCCGGTTCCGCCCGCTGCTGGCTCCGGCCGCCTGAGGCTCATTTTTGGGCAACTTCTTTGCTGCaatgacacagaaacaagacCAGCGATGACATCACCATCAATAATCAGATAATCACCGATGACGACGGCAAAATTCATTCTAAACAGCAGCGTCACACATGTGCAGTCACTTCATTACACTTTTAATTGACCCTGGACCTGCAGTGTTCActacaacagaagaagaaatcttTGTGAAACTGTGACAAATCTATGACGTGCTCTGGGACACCATGCCGCCGGCTCACCTGTTATCAGTGTGGACAGCTTGGAGTTGTAATTTACCAAAACATGTTGAGACTGTCACTCTCCACTGCCTCTGCTGTGCCTGCAGAAGCCTCATTAAGATAAACTAGCAGTTCAAACGGGGTCGGGCAGGAGGGTCTGGGTTTGAATGCATATTCTGAATTTATGAAGGAGTCATATTCAGCTGCTCATTAAAGATATTTTGTAAAGATACTAGCACAGTTtatcacaacaaacaaaatcataAAAGAGAGGAATAACACAcgacatgcacacccacacaagtGTTTTTAAGCACGGTCGGCGCTTGATAAGAAATCAGCcaacataaatgaaaacacctgtgtgggtgcagtgtgggtgtgcagggGTTTGAATTGATGAAACTGTGCCCATGATGTGTACTGAGCAAGTTTGTTAGCGCTCTCTAGTGGACAAACTCTCTACTGGCACAACATTTTACATTCTGAGCTGACGGGCCTTGTTTTCAAAGAAATCTCTGCGACTATTTTATGGTAGAAAACAATGTTGCTCAAATGCAAACGGAGCTCAAGTTTTCAGATGCTGCACCCCAGTTCAGTGGCTGCGTTcaacaaaatccacagtgtCTCACTACACAGAGACCCAAACTGCATTCAGACGAGGTCTGATCAAATGCACCACTATGTTCAAAACAACCAGCAGGAGGTTAGCAAAGAAAAGTGGGAAGCATTGGCTCCAACATTTAATTTCAACACATGATGGACTAACTGGTAAACAATATACCACCTTAATAGTAAATGTTGTATGTTCACATAGCTTCCATTAACCTGTGAACCCGTGCAATCAATTAAAACTGGAAACCACTAATGCAAGCAGAGTCTTTATTGTTGCTCAGAGGCACTTCAACCTTTGCTGCTATAGGTAAGACAGAACATATCCGTGACTGTCCACCTGGTGCATCAGAGCTCTAACAGCAGGGCAGGTGATAAATAGTTCCACTTCAATTTGTTTCTCATGATAATTGTTAACTATTTCACATAGATAAGATCTGGTaattaaagacaaaagagaaactTACCAATGGCCATGAAGATCTCATTCACGTTCATAGAAGTCTTTGCTGATGTTTCCATAAAAAGCAAGCTGTTGTCATCTGCGTATGATTGTGCATCCTATGAAAGTGAAACCAACAACGGAAATCATTAGTTAAAATGACTTCAAGTACCTCACAGGTTGCTttagcaaaaaacaaagaaagaaacaaaaaagacaaagctaAATGTGGAGGAAGCAAAGCAGGTGTATCCAAAGTACTAGACAGGATCAGGACCAATCAGAGGCTGTGCTGTTCCGTCTAATCAGTCTGTGAATTTTATGTGACCTTCAACAGCAACACACCATCCTCCAGTTAATTAGTAAGGAATTAAAGAAGACAAACCTGGAAGTCCAGTGCTCTCTTGTTTGCGAGATCAGCCTTGTTCCCAGCCAGAGCTATTACAATATTTGGACTGGCTTGTCTCTGAAGCTCTTTAACCCAGTTCTTCGCCCGTACAAATGACTcctggcaaacaaaacaggacggggtggggtgggggggtgacTCAGTTAgtgaaaataacaataagatCCATGTGATGGAAATATGAGGACAACAGGAGTCTTCCCAGGATGTCTGGCAAGGCTTCTGCGCTTCTTTTGATCAAGGCCCAGAATAGAGACTCTGAAGAACACGAAACAAACgaaaatgtctgtgtgtattttattcttatGTGGgctaaatgtcagtgttttgagCTCTGGAGAGAAAGGACACTTCTTCTATTCTTTTAGCAAGATGAGTGAAGCGTCAGAAGACTTCATAGCTTAAGATGGAACGAAACTGCTGCTGGCTTTAACACTGAGGAGCATTCATAGCCGATAGCAATGTTGACATTAAACTCTATTTCCTCATCCTATTTTTGTGACTGacttttcacacaaacaagcatCCGCAGTCCATCTTTGAGGCACAATTTACAAACAGAATGTAACTACATCTGCTATCGTCTTAATGGCACGACATTTTCAATGTTAAGACTGTGAAAAGTGGACGCTCGctgtttaatattaatatataattactatattaatatatattatatatatatatatatataattattatatatttactttGTGGAAGTTAACGAGTCCATGCTGAATATGTTCTCTTTGTAATTAAAAGTCTctcagcacatactgtataattacatatttttccaGTGTCGTCGTAATGTTACCTATTTGGAGTCAGGTGACCCGTGTACGGTCAACAAAACACTCCTGCTGAGTTAAGACTCAACTCTTAATTTGCACAGACACCGTTTCTCCTCATCGCTGACAACCATGTCGTTCCAGCTATGGTGAGTGAAATCAGTGTTGGGGACTGCAACCACATGATAGAAAACCTGGCACCTGACTCACCTCATTTGTTATATCATACACCACAATGGCTGCCTGGGCACCTCTGTAGTACATGGGAGCCAGACTGTGGTAGCGCTCCTGACCAGCTGTGTCCCAGATTTC
Above is a window of Chelmon rostratus isolate fCheRos1 chromosome 8, fCheRos1.pri, whole genome shotgun sequence DNA encoding:
- the rab5ab gene encoding RAB5A, member RAS oncogene family, b — its product is MASRGGATRPNGPNAGNKICQFKLVLLGESAVGKSSLVLRFVKGQFHEFQESTIGAAFLTQTVCLDDTTVKFEIWDTAGQERYHSLAPMYYRGAQAAIVVYDITNEESFVRAKNWVKELQRQASPNIVIALAGNKADLANKRALDFQDAQSYADDNSLLFMETSAKTSMNVNEIFMAIAKKLPKNEPQAAGASSGRNRGVDLTETAQPTSRPCCSN